In the Vitis vinifera cultivar Pinot Noir 40024 chromosome 2, ASM3070453v1 genome, one interval contains:
- the LOC100244212 gene encoding protein decapping 5: protein MATEPSADSYVGSFITLISKCEIRYEGVLYFLNAQDSTIGLKNVRSYGTEGRKKDGTQIPPSDKVYEFILFRGSDIKDLQVKSTPPAQKEDQIHDDPAIIQSHCSGGLSSSLASASVGGGALTESSGYQDAPALVHRAYPGALPSYQSGMPVGPLGQPQTTQIAGVPSHAMSMYWQGYNETSISTSHAPQQPSPQATSTTSFPSALPNELQAPEIQASPSVSLTNTLECIAPAPSLIASDSAPSLIPSNSVPSLIPLNSALSKFSSSLTQEQFSTSSDTMSFLSAKATLPSYSAPVNSNIINMSSFPSSYQDVNTTEAPITGKIVSDLVSVPPIHPLHHSASTIGGSTSGLLLTPPPTLLTPDQLAQPMSSMLSSSQKVYPDQRDKVAPTSTSPNTLSTMSTPALQAPLLPLPASAQQSQKSAVQFTEEFDFIAMNERFKKDEVWGYLGKAKQRDEKEGMEDNALGQGLGDREGYGQVPKSDAKPAYNKDEFFDTISCNSHARGTRNGQNRFSARMKMDTETFGNFQQRPHLGYGGYRAGRGENYRGSYNRGRGFAYGGRGGGWDMPM, encoded by the exons ATGGCTACTGAACCTTCCGCCGATTCCTACGTAGGCAGCTTCATCACTTTGATATCCAAGTGCGAGATTCGCTACGAGGGCGTCCTCTATTTCCTCAACGCCCAAGACTCCACCATCGGCTTGAAAAACG TAAGGTCTTATGGGACAGAGGGACGAAAGAAAGATGGCACACAAATTCCTCCAAGTGATAAAGTGTATGAATTCATTCTTTTCCGGGGAAGTGACATTAAG GATTTGCAAGTTAAGTCAACACCACCTGCTCAAAAAGAAGATCAGATTCATGATGATCCTGCTATCATTCAG TCACATTGCTCTGGCGGGCTTTCAAGTTCTCTGGCATCAGCTTCAGTTGGTGGTGGAGCTTTGACAGAATCAAGTGGTTACCAGGATGCCCCTGCTTTGGTCCATAGAGCCTATCCTGGTGCATTACCTTCATATCAATCTGGCATGCCGGTGGGTCCATTGGGCCAACCGCAAACCACTCAAATTGCTGGTGTGCCATCTCACGCCATGTCAATGTATTGGCAAGGATATAATGAAACATCAATCAGTACCTCTCATGCTCCACAGCAGCCTTCTCCTCAGGCAACATCCACAACGTCATTTCCCTCAGCATTGCCGAATGAGTTGCAGGCTCCTGAAATTCAGGCATCTCCATCTGTGAGCTTGACAAATACATTGGAATGCATTGCTCCTGCACCTTCACTTATAGCATCTGATTCTGCACCCTCACTTATACCATCTAATTCTGTGCCTTCACTTATCCCGTTGAATTCTGcgctttcaaaattttcatcttctCTTACTCAGGAACAGTTTTCTACTTCTTCTGATACAATGTCCTTCTTGTCTGCGAAGGCAACTCTGCCATCCTACTCTGCACCTGTAAATTCGAATATAATAAACATGTCTTCATTTCCTTCATCTTATCAAGACGTTAACACCACTGAAGCTCCAATTACTGGTAAAATAGTTTCTGATCTGGTATCGGTGCCTCCTATCCATCCCCTGCATCATTCTGCATCCACAATAGGGGGTTCCACCTCTGGCCTCCTTCTGACTCCACCACCAACTTTATTAACTCCTGATCAATTAGCACAGCCCATGTCATCCATGCTTTCTTCCTCACAGAAAGTATACCCTGATCAGAGGGATAAGGTTGCTCCAACATCAACATCTCCTAATACTTTGAGCACAATGTCTACTCCAGCACTTCAAGCACCATTGTTGCCATTGCCAGCCTCTGCTCAACAG TCTCAGAAGTCTGCTGTGCAGTTCACTGAAGAATTCGATTTTATAGCGATGAATGAAAGGTTTAAAAAGGATGAAGTTTGGGGTTATCTTGGAAAGGCAAAGCAAAGGGATGAAAAGGAAGGGATGGAGGACAATGCACTTGGTCAAGGCTTGGGTGACAGAGAGGGTTATGGACAAGTACCCAAATCGGATGCTAAA CCTGCTTATAATAAGGATGAGTTCTTTGACACAATTTCTTGTAATTCTCATGCCCGCGGGACTAGGAATGGACAGAACAGGTTCTCTGCGCGAATGAAGATGGATACTGAG actTTTGGCAATTTTCAGCAGAGACCTCATCTAGGTTATGGTGGCTACAGAGCTGGGCGTGGTGAGAACTACCGTGGCTCATATAACCGGGGAAGAGGATTTGCCTATGGTGGGAGAGGGGGTGGTTGGGACATGCCCATGTGA